TGTCCGGCGTTGCTCTCGTGCCGGAAACCTATGTAGCGGATGCCCTGTGCCTGGGCGAGGCGGGCCAGGTCGGTGATCGGGATGCCGACCACTCCGTAGATGGTGTCGACGTCGTTCATCCTGAGGGCGTCGACAACCAGGTGGTACCCGTCGGTGAGTTCGGTCGGAACGTCGGCTGCTGCCGCGGTCTCCAGGGGCGAGGGGGCGGTCATGGTCCGAGGTCCTCCTTGGGCAGGTCCTGCCGGAGCGGCTACTTCTCCCACCATCCGCAGCGCGTCCGTCCGCGTCCAAGACCCATCGGCGACCAGCCGATAAACAGCGTCTATCGACCGCTGGTGGAGGCCTCGCCAACTCCCTTGATAGACGGCTGCTATCGGCCGTTCACCAGTGCGTATTGGACGCGGACCGAAGGTCGCCGCAGGCTCGCAGAGAACTGCTTCATCAGATCTGACGCGAGGGGGTGGGGTCATGGCCGTTCCGGCCGCGGCATCCGTGCGCGACACGAACGTGTACCGGCCTCCGGAGGTCACGGGCCTCGTCGATCTCCTCGACCGGCAGGTACGTGAACGTCCGTACGCCCGGGCCCTCGTCGTCACCGGTGAACGTGTGCACCTGTCCTACCGGGGCCTCGCCGGTCTGGCCGACGACGTGGCGGCCCGGCTCGGGCGCACGGGGCTGCGGCGGGGGGACGCGGTCGGGCTGATCTGTGCCAACACGGCTGAGTTCGTGGTGGCGTTGCTGGGTGCGGCGCGGGCCGGGCTGGTGGTCGCTCCGCTGGATCCGGCACTTCCCGCATCCCAACTCGACGCGCGGCTCAGGGGGTTGGGAGCGCGAGCAGCTCTCGTCGGGCCGTCGGTGGTCGACGCCGTGTTGCCGGTTCCCGTGTGGCCCGTACGGGTGGACGTCTCCCGGGCGGGTACGGCGGCGGTCATGCTGGAGACCGGTGACGTCGCCGACGTATCCGGTGCGGCGCGCGAGTTGTCGGACCGGGACGCCCTCGTCCTGTTCACCGCGGGAACCACCGACCGGGCGAAGATGGTTCCGATCACCCACAGCAGCCTGGCCGCGTCCGTCCAGGGCATCTGCGCCACCTACGAGTTGAGCCCTGCCGACGCGACGGTCGCGGTGATGCCGCTCTTCCACGGCCACGGGCTGTTCGCGGCGCTGCTGGCGTCCCTGGCCAGCGGGGGCTGCGTACTGCTGCCCGAGCGGGGACGGTTCTCGGCGAGTACGTTCTGGGACGACATGCGGGCCGTGACCGCCACCTGGTTCACCGCGGTGCCGGCCATCCACGAGATCCTCCTGGACCGGTCGGAGCGGGAGAGTCCGGGGCCACGGACGCCACCACTGAAGTTCGTGCGGAGTTGCAGCGCTCCCCTCAACACGGCTACGCAGCGGGCGCTGGAGCGGACCTTCGGCGCGCCGTTGCTGTCCGCGTACGGGATGACCGAGTCCTCGCACCAGGCGACCAGTGAACCGCTGCCGCAGCGCGGGGAGTTGAAGCAGGGGTCGGTGGGACGGCCGACCGGGGTCGAGGTCCGGGTCGTCGACCGGAACGGGCGGGCGTGTCCGGTGGACGTCGAGGGCGAGGTGTGGGTGCACGGTCCGACCGTCGCCCGCGGCTATCTCGGCGACCGGGACGCGACGTCGTCCGTCTTCGTCGACGGATGGCTGCGCACCGGTGATCTGGGCACGCTGGACAAGGACGGGTATCTGTCGCTGACCGGGCGGATCAAGAACCTCATCAACCGTGGTGGGGAGAAGATCTCACCCGAGCACGTCGAGGACATCCTCGCCGGTTGCCCCGGTGTCGCCGCGGCGGC
The DNA window shown above is from Streptomyces sp. NBC_01451 and carries:
- a CDS encoding FadD7 family fatty acid--CoA ligase; its protein translation is MAVPAAASVRDTNVYRPPEVTGLVDLLDRQVRERPYARALVVTGERVHLSYRGLAGLADDVAARLGRTGLRRGDAVGLICANTAEFVVALLGAARAGLVVAPLDPALPASQLDARLRGLGARAALVGPSVVDAVLPVPVWPVRVDVSRAGTAAVMLETGDVADVSGAARELSDRDALVLFTAGTTDRAKMVPITHSSLAASVQGICATYELSPADATVAVMPLFHGHGLFAALLASLASGGCVLLPERGRFSASTFWDDMRAVTATWFTAVPAIHEILLDRSERESPGPRTPPLKFVRSCSAPLNTATQRALERTFGAPLLSAYGMTESSHQATSEPLPQRGELKQGSVGRPTGVEVRVVDRNGRACPVDVEGEVWVHGPTVARGYLGDRDATSSVFVDGWLRTGDLGTLDKDGYLSLTGRIKNLINRGGEKISPEHVEDILAGCPGVAAAAVFAVPDAVYGQRVGAAVVLREGEGVGPAEILRYCRDRLAAFEVPDRLEVVAALPYTAKGGLDRKAVRARYAP